From the genome of Thiomicrorhabdus indica:
TCTATGGGTGGATTGATGAAATACCAAGATCATTTAACGCAGGTGTGGATGATTTTAGTATTAACCCTGTCTCTAATGTTTACAAACTCTGCTCTTGCAGCTCAAGCAGAACTTCCATTGCCGGATACGTTTGCGGATCATAAAGTTGTTTTGCAAATTAGTGATCCAGATCCATTTAAACAACGATTGGTGTTGAATGTTGCAACAAATTTACAGCGTTATTATGGCGCGAGTAATGTTGATATTGAGGTAGTTGCTTTTGGGCCTGGATTGCGTTTGATGATGGAAGGTAATCCTTACTCGGATCGAATTAAAAATTTGGCGACTTTGGGAGTGCGCTTCAGTGGTTGCGAAAATACACTCGCGCACATGACAAAAATTTTAGGAAGAACTCCTGAATTACAAGAAGTCGTGACCAAGGCTCCTGCAGGTGCGGGGCGTATTCTGCAATTAAATGCCGCTGGTTGGCAAATTTTGAAACCTTAGAGTGGTATTGCTCGTGATGTTGGTAGCTCTTAGCTCTGAGCGCTTTTGATTACGACATTGTTAAGCCACAACAGAGTGAAATTTGAATTTTAAACGCGTTTTATTACAAATCATTTTATAAAAAATCATAAGAAAAAATAGCGCATAAATCTTTTAGAGGAAAAAAATGAAAAAGAGATTCAACCTTAGTTTGATTGTTCCTGTCTCCTTATCCGCAGTGTTCATGGCTTCGAATGCTATGGCTGCTAACTGGTTGATGCTACAAGGCACAGAGCCAGAGCATCAGGCACCTGCAACAAAATTGTGGGGGTTTGTACAGGCGGAATATATTAAAACTGACGACACCAAACTACCCAATGGTAATTCGGCTGCCTTTAATCAGATTGCACCGCAACTGGATACCGCTGATAGCTTCAATGTTAAGCGTGCTCGAATTGGGGTGCGCGGAAATAACTTACTGCTAGATTCAAAGGTAAATTATTTCTTATTGGCCGAGTTTGGGAATAACGGCCTGACCACAGGCGGTAACGCATCAAGAGGACAATTAACCGATGCGAGTGTAACTCTTAACCATATTCCTGGTGCCAGAGTTCGAGTGGGTCTATTTAAAACCCCAGGAAGCGAAGAGGGAATGCAAGCCGTTGCCGTGGCGAATTACATTAATTTTAGTAATGTTACAGACCGCATTTTAAACGAACGCTATTTTGAAAATTCGGTGGGTAACACTGGGCGTTCTGCACCGGCCGGTGCATTCCGAGATACAGGTGTGCAGGTGTTTGATACGTTTAATTATGGTGATTGGTCTCATACCTACGCGTTAATGTATGGGAATGGCTATGGCGTTGAGATGAGTGATAACGATAGCCATAAGGATGTTTATGCGTATTTATCGACTGAAAAACATTTCAGCAAAAACCGTGGTGGTCGCAGCGACAGTATGAAGTTTTATGTTTGGCACCAAAATGGTAAGCGAACTCTCAATGATGTCGGAACGGTCGACCGCAAAAGAACGGGGTTAGGTGCGACTTATTTTGACGGAACTTTCCGTTTAGGCGCGGAATATGTCACAGCAGACGGAATGATTTATGGTGGTACCAGTGGTGCGGGTGTTCCGGATGACGGCGCAACCTTTAGTGTGTTACCTGACGAAAAAGCGAAAGGATATTATCTGGATCTTGGTTATAGAGTGATTCCAAGCTTAGAACTGAATGTTCGCTATGACATGCTTGATAGTGCGACAGAAACGGCAAGTTTGCATCGCGAGTTTCAAACGACCACGCTTGGTATGCAGTATTTTGTCAATAAAAAAACAACGCTGCGTTTGAATTATGAGTTGCGTGATATTGATGCGCCAGATTTACCTAGCACAGCACCTGTTCATAAAGTTTTAGAATCGATCGATGATCGAATCTCTGCGCAGGTGAGTGTGCATTTTTAATGGATAAAACGCGGCTAGTGTCTTCTTGATTCTAACGCGTGTATTTTTCGAAGCCTCCGCATGCAAGTTTGTGCGGGGGTTTTTGTTTTTGTGATTTGCGTTTTTTAATCCGTCACATGAACGTATTTTTGGGAGTGACTATTTTGAAAAGTATTTCTGCAAAACTATTAATCAGAATGTTGATTGTCAGTATGACGGGAATGGTGATTGGTTTGTTTGTGATTATGCAGGCAAGTTCCAAGTTGCATTATTCAACCGCCCAGAACTTGGTCAATCAAAAAAAAGAGTGGGCGGAATCTTTGATTGATTCTAAAGTTCAAAATACTTTGAGTATTTTATTGAGCTCCATCAGCACGAACCCAGAATGGGGGGAATATTTTGTTAATAAAGATGTTAAAGGTATGCACCAACTTGCCAACAAGCTAAGTGATTCCTTTGCAAGTAAAACCACAGCAAAAGGTTTGAATTTTGTTGCTTTTGATAATGAAAATCGAATTTTTATGCGTAGTTTTAAACCTTTGCCAGATGCCGCTTTAGGAAAGAAAGCCCCCAGAAACTTTAGTGACCTACTTTCTGGAAAGCAACCACTTCAAGCCAAAATTGATTTGTCTGGGGTGGGGTTATTTATTACCGCAAGTGTGCCGGTCTCTTCTCCAACAGATGACACAAAGATTGTCGGAGTTTTAGATATTCGTTCAGGGTTAGAATCGGTTGTTGAGGAGCTTTCTGCCAATGGCACCTATTTTTTAGCGGTCATTAATGAAAAAGGACTAGAGCGTTGGAAAAAAGGCAGTGAAAGTGACAAATTAGGCAGTTACTATCTTGCCAATAAGAAGTGGTTTTCCAGCAGTCAGGAGTGGTTTAAATCCGTTGATATTGACCAATTGGTTCATGAAAAATTTATTAATTTAGATGATCGGTCAATGGTTTCTAAACCCATTTTGAATGGTCAGGGTGAAGTGGTTGGCCACTATCTAATTGGTTTAGATGAATCTCACCCAGATATGCTGAATGCCATGCAAGGGGTGAATCAAATCATTCTTCTTATGGTTATTTTGGTTGTTGTTCTGGTTGTTTTGCTATTAATCCTTTTAGCCTACAGTACACGAGTGATTGTGCAGCAGCCGATACAATCAATTTTGCAGGCGATTCGCAGTGTTCATGAATCCGGCCATTTTACAACCAATCTTCACAGTGATTCTAAAGATGAAGTGGGTGAAATGTTGCGAGCATTCAATGCATTGATGCAAAGAACAAACTCTGCTTTGCAAGAAGCGAACGCGACAGTGGGTGCGATTGCGAAAGGAAACTTTACCAAGCGTATGGAGCAAGACTATATCGGTGACCTTCTGACTCTAAAAGAGGGGGTAAACCAGAGTGCGCATAGCGTTGAATTTGTGATGACTGAATTGCAAAAAGTGATGCAAGGCTTAGTTGATGGTCAGTTTGATATTCGGATGAGTGATCAGGTTGCACAGAATTTTAGGGATGATGTGGATAAAGCGATGCATTCGATTCAAACAGTGATTCAGCAAGTGAACCAAGCGATGCAAGCAATGAATTTAGGCGACTTCAGCTCACGAGTAGAATGTGAGGCTCGTGGTGAATTACGTCGATTAGTGAACCATGTGAATGATTCGGTAAAAGCGATTGATTCTGCGATTTATGAAATCTTAGATGTCGCCTCTGCACAGTCACAAGGAGATTTAACACGCTCGGTCAATGGTGATTATAAAGGCCAATTAAATGAGCTTAAATTAGTGATTAATGCGTCAAACTCTCAGCTTAATGAGATTGTTATGAGTGCCATGCAAATTGCCAATCAGGTGAGTGGCGCTGCTGAAGAGGTGTCTTTGGGTGCAAATGATTTGAGTGATCAGGTTCAACAGCAAGCCGCTTCGGTGGAGCAAACTTCTGCGACTATGACACAAATGAATGTTGCGGTGCAAAACAACCGTGAGCATGTTGAAAAAGCCTCTGAAGAAGCCCAAAAGGTGAAAGAAAAAGTTGTGCATGGCAGTGAGGTTATGCAGCAGAACATTAACGCAATCAATGCTATTCAAGAGTCCAGTCATAAGATTAATGATATTGTCGGCTTGATAGATAGTATTGCGTTCCAAACCAATTTGCTGGCTTTGAATGCAGCCGTTGAAGCGGCCAGAGCAGGGGAGCATGGTCGAGGATTTGCGGTGGTTGCGAGTGAAGTTCGAGCACTGGCGCAAAAGTCTGCAGACGCTGCGAAAGAGATTACAGCTTTAGTGAATGAAAATACAGTGAGTATTGAACAAGGTACGGAACTGACTCAACAATCAGGTGAGGTTTTACAACAGATTCATGCGTCTGTTGAATTGGTTTCTGACATGATTCAGCAGATTGATGATGCGACTGCTGAGCAGGCGACAGGCATTGAACAAGTCCATAAAGCCATCGATTTGATTGATTCAGGGGCTCAGCAAAATGCGGCTTTGGTTGAGCAAACCAGTGCAGCGTCCGAAAGCCTTACAGAGCAAGCACAATCGCTCCGAGCTGATATGGGCAAATTCAAGACAAAAAACCTCCTGCCTTCATCTTAGGCAAAGGGCTTGAGTGGTTGGACTTGAATGGGTTTGATTTTTAATTTTGGTCAAGCCCAACCAAAACCAAAACCAAGTTTTTGGTTAGTTCTAGTTTTTATAAAGCGCTTGCAACTGTGTTTTGCGAGTGCTTCTTTGTTTCTCGACAACCGGTTGTAGATTTTTAATGGCTTGACAAAGTTGGTTTTGTTGCACATTTGACCATTCCCCTTGATAGTACAAGTGTTGCTCTAGGGAAATCAATAAGGATTTAGTTTCGCTATCGAGCGGTAAATCTGACAATGAAATTTGCAGCTGTTTTTGGGCATGTTCTCGAAGTGCTTGATAAAATTCACCGGCCGGTTTCTCACACCAGTTAACAGCAGTTACTTTGGCAAGGGTCTCGGTGTTTTCAGTCGTTTGAACCGTGTGTTTAGTCTGTTTGTACGTTCTATACCACAAGCTAAGAGTGATCAACCACAGCGCTCCAAGTGCAAAACTCAACCACATCCAGAAATCACTAGCGCTAGAGTTGGCGACTTTAAGGGGTGGCGCAACTGAAACAACATCTGCTTGAACGTCATCTGCACGGCTGAAGTCTGGCGGCTGCATTCCCGGTTCGATATTAAAACTTCGACTGTCTAAGTACAGCGTTTCTAAATGATTATTATGTGTGTTCCACCAGTAAATCTCCTGTTCGGGAAGTTCCAGTTTTCCGGTTTCGGTCGGCACAATGGTTTGGATAATCTCCACTTGACTAATGATGCCATCGTTGAGCTTCTCTTCTTGAGTCAGAGGTTGCTGTTTGTAGATTTTGTAACCTTTACCGGCCGGTGTTGAAATGGCAGGTAGTTGATTGGCTTTTAATCCGAATACCTGCAAAGTAATCACACGAGTTAAACTGTCGCCAACCCGAATTTTTTCAGGAAGATTTTTCCATTCTTGTTTAAGGAAAACCGATTTCGCTGGCATCCAGTTGTTGGGTTCTGGGAAGTTATCAGGAACCGGCAGAACCTTTAGCTTGAGGTTTTTTGCAGATTCGCGAATCGCTTTTTGTTTGCTATTTAGATAAACCACACCATTAAATTCAGGCGCTTGAATTTCCATCTCACCACTTGCTTGCGGATAGAAGACATACACCCATTCATAGACGGTGTAGTAGTTGCCATCAATTACTTTGTCGTAGATGTTTTCTTCTTTCAGGTTATCGACTAAGGCGTTACTGAAACTGGGTGGACGGATGTTGCTAGGTGCGACCAATTTACCTTGATGATAGAAACGCAAGGTATAAAGCGTTTCTTGTTGCAGGTAAACCTGTTCTTGATTGAGTTCAACTTGCAGAAAATACGCTGGTGTTCCACCGGCCGGTTGAGGTTTGCTTTCGGTGACAACCAGTTTATAGGGCTCACTTTTAATATCTCCTAATAAAATCGGCGGAATAACAAGTTCGCCGGTTTTTTTCGGCAGTAGTCGCAAATGCCAGCGAGTGCGAGCTTTCTGTTGACCATTGGTGACTTCATAGAAATTACTGCGTTGGCGACTCAGCACCTCAAAGTCCTTTCGAAGCGTTTCGTAATTCAGTGTGTTGCCAAGCGTTTGAAAATCGGCATTGACATACAGCGAAATAATATCGCCCTCTTCAACCGTTTGGCGCTCTGTGGAGAGTGTTAAGCTGTCAGCATTCGCATGGTTAAACAGGCCGGAAAAAGCCATTAACCAAATCGAAATGAGCGTTGAATGTATGAGGTTTTCTAAGCGATTTTGTTTCATGGTTCTACCAGGTCTTCGCAGGTTGTGAGGTTTCATCAGCTGGACGGTTGGTTTGACGCTGATTGTACTGATATTCAAATTTTCGTTTTAAGAACAAGCTCGGAGAGTCGGGAATTTGTTGAATCCAATTATCGGTTGCCAATTGTGTTTCCAGTTCTGGCGCTTGTTCGTTTCCGGCTTTGTTGTTTTCAGATTGTTTACCGGCCGGTGACAATTGATTGGGTAGGTTATTTGCTGTTGCAGGTTGCTCGCCATCAAGTGTCTCATTGGAATCTTCTTCGACCAGTTGGGTTTGGTCAATGTTTTCATTGTCGGAGGTTTCTGTATTCGCATCGGGATTGCCAATATTTGTTTTACCCGTTGAGTTTTCAGTATCAGATTCAGAGTTATTCGAATTACCCACCATTGAACCTTGCGCATCTTCTGGGTTATTTTGTGTTTCTGGTTCACTTTGGTTGCTAGCTTGCTGAGTGCTGGAATCTTCAGCCTGTTTGTCGTTATTTGGGTCGTTATCTTTTTGACGCTGGGCGTTTAATTTTTGGTCGATTGCATCGGTTAGAGAATCTTGTAAATGGCTGGCTTGTGATTGTGAATTTTTACCGGCCGGTGAAGTATTCGCCGATGCCGCATTGTTTTGGCTACCGGAATTGTTCGAATCCCCATTGTTGGTATTGGGCTGGCTTCTTTGGGTGTTGTTTTGTTCATCATCTGAGCGGTTGTCTGAGCTTTGCTGTGAACGTTCAGACTCTGACTGATTTGATTGTGTTTCATTGGAGGAGGAATCCTGACCTTGTTGTTGGTCACCGGATTTCTTGTCCGTTTCAGGCGTGTTTTGTGCTTCTAAAAGCTTTTCAACAATCGCTAAGTTTTTTTGTGCCTCTGCAAAATCAGGCTGGATTCTTAAAGCATTTTGATAGGCTTTTTGTGCGCCTTTTAAGTGACCGGATTTTGCCAAAGCATTGCCGTAGTTATAGAAGCCTTTTGGGGTTTTGTCTCGCGCAAATAATTTGGCGGCTTCTTCATATCGGCCTAAGCGATATAGAGCACTGGCTTGCCATTGTGGTGTTTCAAACAGCGCTTCGGCTGCGGCGTAGTTTTGTTTGTTCCATGCTTTAAAAGCTTGTTGGTCATGCGTTTGAAACATACTGCCTAATTCATCCCATTGCTCGAACCATTTTGATTTATCCGATTCTGCAAAGCTCTGAGGGCTGTAGCTGGCAAGCGGTAAAAAACCAATGACTAAAAAGCTAAATAGCCAGCCTCGGCGATAGATCAGGGCAATTAAAGGTACTAATAAAATCAGCAATGCACTGCCTTGATCAAGCGGATAAAGGACTGGTTTTTTTTCAAGCTTCGATTCATCTTGGTTGTCCGTCGTTGCCCCTTTAGGCGTTTGGCTTAGTAGCTTGTCAAATTGATTGTTTTCAATTCTTAGAGCTTCGATAGGGGCTTGTAAGGATTGACTGAGTTTGAGTAAACGCTCCGCTGGGAGACCTGCCAAGACAACCGAATCGTTGTCATCTTTAAGTACACCGTAGTTCGGAATTTGAATCAAACCGCCTGCTTCTGTTCCAGCTGTCAAAATACTCAAACTATAGTTATTTTTTTGAAAAAAGTCGTAAACAGCGGTTAACTGGTTTTCTTCAATATCGTCAGTAATCCATAGAATATGGCCTTCTGTAATGTGTGCTCCCGTAAATAATTCGTTGGCTTTTTCTAACCCAAGAATTGGGTTGGAGCCATATTCAGGCATGATGAGAGGGTTCAGCGAAGGTAATAGTGTGAGAAGTGTTTGGTTGTCCTCCGAAATCGGCGTGATGGTGTGTGCGGTTCCTGCATAAGCGACCATGCCGATGGATTCTTGAGGATTGGCTTTTATTAAGTCGGTGAGTTTGTATTTGACTTGCGTTAAGCGGTTGGGCGCTAGATCATCTGCTAACATGGATAAAGATAAATCCAATACGATAACCGTGCCTTGCTGACTTTTTTGTGCAGGGATCTCGACCGCTTTAAAGGTTGGCCCGGCTAGAATTAGAGTGAGCAAACTCCAAATCACGGCAAGGCTCATCAAGCTCAATTTGTGAGTGAGAGTGAATTGTTGGTTATTTCCTTCACCTAGAAGCAAGCTTTGAAACTTGGGATCAATGACTGTATGCCAAGCTCCTTGCTTTGCCTTGGTTTGCCATGCCATCCACACCAAAATGGCCACAGGAATAAATGCCAGAAGCCACCAAGGGCGTAACCATTCTAGTCCGATTTCTGTCGCTAACATTCGTGTTACCCTCCTGCTCGACGAATGAGACGAAATGCGAGCCAAAAACTCAGTAATAAAGCCGTTCCTAATGGCCAAATGTAAAGTTCACTGCGCAAACGGTAACTAAACACTTGGTGTTCAACCGCTTCTAACTGATCGATTTGTTGGTAGATAAGTTCTAGTTCAGCGGTGTTATTGGCACGAAAAAATTGCCCACCGGTTAATTCTGCGATTTTGCTTAAGGTTGCTTCATCCATATCGCTTCGACTTAACCCAAATAGACCGGAGCTGGGCTGTCCAACTCCAATCGTGTAAATTTTGACATTCATCTGTAGTGCTAATTTGGCAGCTTCTATTGGGCTTACTCCGCCGGTGTTTGACCCGTCGGTTAATAAAATTAAAACAGCATGCGTCTGGTTTTGTTGCTTTAGGTGTTTCAGGGTTAAGCCAATGGCATCTCCAATAGCGGTATTATTACCAGCCATGCCGATTTCACTTTCATAGAGTAAATTTTGCACGGTTTTTAAGTCGTAGCTTAAGGGGCTTTGCAAAAAAGCTTGGCTGCCGAAAACAACTAATCCCATGCGATCCCCTTGACGACGGCTGATAAAGTCGGCAATCACCGCTTTCACTGCGCTTAATCGATCTACCTCGCGTCCACCTAGTCTCATATCGGCTTTTCGCATACTGCCTGATAAATCCACTGCAAGCATCATCTCTTTGCCACTGACTTGAAAAGGTGTTTCATCCAAAAACCAAACAGGACGCATGGCGGCAAACACCAATAATATCCAAAGAACAATAAACCCGAATGGAATGCGATATTGGCTTTTTTTTGCCTCAAAAAGAGGCTCATTCTCAATCTGAGACTCGACCCTCGACAAAATCACGGGGGCAAGAAGAGGAGAAACCTGTTGAGTTTGGGTTTTAATCATTAAGCGGATTAACCATGGCAACGGCAAGATGGCAAGCATCCATGGCCAGATAAAATCTAGGTGTTGAAGTTGCGACAGCCACTGCATTATTGGTGATGTCCTTTTATCCATTTACGTGCATAGTCATGGCACGTTGTTAATTCTTCTTTGAGATTCTTTTGGTTGCTGTAGCCAAGTAGCAAAAATTGGTTGAGACTTTTGGGTTGCTGAATGTAGTTGGCATTTTCGGCTAAAAATTTGACCCATTCGTCTTGCTTGAGTGAAGCGACTCTTTGTCGACCATAGGCGGTTAAAGCGACTTGTTTTAATAATCGATTTATCTGCTGAATTTTATGTGCATCTATTTCATCAT
Proteins encoded in this window:
- a CDS encoding porin → MKKRFNLSLIVPVSLSAVFMASNAMAANWLMLQGTEPEHQAPATKLWGFVQAEYIKTDDTKLPNGNSAAFNQIAPQLDTADSFNVKRARIGVRGNNLLLDSKVNYFLLAEFGNNGLTTGGNASRGQLTDASVTLNHIPGARVRVGLFKTPGSEEGMQAVAVANYINFSNVTDRILNERYFENSVGNTGRSAPAGAFRDTGVQVFDTFNYGDWSHTYALMYGNGYGVEMSDNDSHKDVYAYLSTEKHFSKNRGGRSDSMKFYVWHQNGKRTLNDVGTVDRKRTGLGATYFDGTFRLGAEYVTADGMIYGGTSGAGVPDDGATFSVLPDEKAKGYYLDLGYRVIPSLELNVRYDMLDSATETASLHREFQTTTLGMQYFVNKKTTLRLNYELRDIDAPDLPSTAPVHKVLESIDDRISAQVSVHF
- a CDS encoding methyl-accepting chemotaxis protein, whose translation is MKSISAKLLIRMLIVSMTGMVIGLFVIMQASSKLHYSTAQNLVNQKKEWAESLIDSKVQNTLSILLSSISTNPEWGEYFVNKDVKGMHQLANKLSDSFASKTTAKGLNFVAFDNENRIFMRSFKPLPDAALGKKAPRNFSDLLSGKQPLQAKIDLSGVGLFITASVPVSSPTDDTKIVGVLDIRSGLESVVEELSANGTYFLAVINEKGLERWKKGSESDKLGSYYLANKKWFSSSQEWFKSVDIDQLVHEKFINLDDRSMVSKPILNGQGEVVGHYLIGLDESHPDMLNAMQGVNQIILLMVILVVVLVVLLLILLAYSTRVIVQQPIQSILQAIRSVHESGHFTTNLHSDSKDEVGEMLRAFNALMQRTNSALQEANATVGAIAKGNFTKRMEQDYIGDLLTLKEGVNQSAHSVEFVMTELQKVMQGLVDGQFDIRMSDQVAQNFRDDVDKAMHSIQTVIQQVNQAMQAMNLGDFSSRVECEARGELRRLVNHVNDSVKAIDSAIYEILDVASAQSQGDLTRSVNGDYKGQLNELKLVINASNSQLNEIVMSAMQIANQVSGAAEEVSLGANDLSDQVQQQAASVEQTSATMTQMNVAVQNNREHVEKASEEAQKVKEKVVHGSEVMQQNINAINAIQESSHKINDIVGLIDSIAFQTNLLALNAAVEAARAGEHGRGFAVVASEVRALAQKSADAAKEITALVNENTVSIEQGTELTQQSGEVLQQIHASVELVSDMIQQIDDATAEQATGIEQVHKAIDLIDSGAQQNAALVEQTSAASESLTEQAQSLRADMGKFKTKNLLPSS
- a CDS encoding BatD family protein, with the translated sequence MKQNRLENLIHSTLISIWLMAFSGLFNHANADSLTLSTERQTVEEGDIISLYVNADFQTLGNTLNYETLRKDFEVLSRQRSNFYEVTNGQQKARTRWHLRLLPKKTGELVIPPILLGDIKSEPYKLVVTESKPQPAGGTPAYFLQVELNQEQVYLQQETLYTLRFYHQGKLVAPSNIRPPSFSNALVDNLKEENIYDKVIDGNYYTVYEWVYVFYPQASGEMEIQAPEFNGVVYLNSKQKAIRESAKNLKLKVLPVPDNFPEPNNWMPAKSVFLKQEWKNLPEKIRVGDSLTRVITLQVFGLKANQLPAISTPAGKGYKIYKQQPLTQEEKLNDGIISQVEIIQTIVPTETGKLELPEQEIYWWNTHNNHLETLYLDSRSFNIEPGMQPPDFSRADDVQADVVSVAPPLKVANSSASDFWMWLSFALGALWLITLSLWYRTYKQTKHTVQTTENTETLAKVTAVNWCEKPAGEFYQALREHAQKQLQISLSDLPLDSETKSLLISLEQHLYYQGEWSNVQQNQLCQAIKNLQPVVEKQRSTRKTQLQALYKN
- a CDS encoding VWA domain-containing protein, with amino-acid sequence MLATEIGLEWLRPWWLLAFIPVAILVWMAWQTKAKQGAWHTVIDPKFQSLLLGEGNNQQFTLTHKLSLMSLAVIWSLLTLILAGPTFKAVEIPAQKSQQGTVIVLDLSLSMLADDLAPNRLTQVKYKLTDLIKANPQESIGMVAYAGTAHTITPISEDNQTLLTLLPSLNPLIMPEYGSNPILGLEKANELFTGAHITEGHILWITDDIEENQLTAVYDFFQKNNYSLSILTAGTEAGGLIQIPNYGVLKDDNDSVVLAGLPAERLLKLSQSLQAPIEALRIENNQFDKLLSQTPKGATTDNQDESKLEKKPVLYPLDQGSALLILLVPLIALIYRRGWLFSFLVIGFLPLASYSPQSFAESDKSKWFEQWDELGSMFQTHDQQAFKAWNKQNYAAAEALFETPQWQASALYRLGRYEEAAKLFARDKTPKGFYNYGNALAKSGHLKGAQKAYQNALRIQPDFAEAQKNLAIVEKLLEAQNTPETDKKSGDQQQGQDSSSNETQSNQSESERSQQSSDNRSDDEQNNTQRSQPNTNNGDSNNSGSQNNAASANTSPAGKNSQSQASHLQDSLTDAIDQKLNAQRQKDNDPNNDKQAEDSSTQQASNQSEPETQNNPEDAQGSMVGNSNNSESDTENSTGKTNIGNPDANTETSDNENIDQTQLVEEDSNETLDGEQPATANNLPNQLSPAGKQSENNKAGNEQAPELETQLATDNWIQQIPDSPSLFLKRKFEYQYNQRQTNRPADETSQPAKTW
- a CDS encoding vWA domain-containing protein → MQWLSQLQHLDFIWPWMLAILPLPWLIRLMIKTQTQQVSPLLAPVILSRVESQIENEPLFEAKKSQYRIPFGFIVLWILLVFAAMRPVWFLDETPFQVSGKEMMLAVDLSGSMRKADMRLGGREVDRLSAVKAVIADFISRRQGDRMGLVVFGSQAFLQSPLSYDLKTVQNLLYESEIGMAGNNTAIGDAIGLTLKHLKQQNQTHAVLILLTDGSNTGGVSPIEAAKLALQMNVKIYTIGVGQPSSGLFGLSRSDMDEATLSKIAELTGGQFFRANNTAELELIYQQIDQLEAVEHQVFSYRLRSELYIWPLGTALLLSFWLAFRLIRRAGG